CCTTAACCCATAGGTGTTCGGCGGTATATTTTAGTTCAGCGGGTATTTTCATTGGGTTGCCAGTAATTGTTAAGTGCAAAGTCAAATTAAGGTAAACGATATTTTACATAAATCGTTGTGTTTATAATGTGTAGCTTGAAAGTGTGTCATTTTTAAGAATGTTTAAGACTTTGCCTAAAGTAATCAACGTATCTTAATGACAAATTGGAATATTTTGGATAGTATCTATTGGAAATAGTCGGGGAAGTTGATTGCTATGCTAAGAAATCTTGTTGGAAATATCATTGTTTTATCAACCATGTTGATACTGGCTTTACCTGCTAGTACCTTTGCAGCAGTGACTGCCACAGAAGCTGGCAGCAAGAAAGCCAGCAAACAAACCGCAGCCACTAAAAAAGTCGCCAAGAAAACCAGCAAGACTAATCTCGCAAGCAATACCCCAGCACAGCAAAAAACCAGGCAGTTAAAGTCTAATCAAAAACTGAGTTCTAGCCGCATTATTCGCACTATTCAGGCTGATCGTAAATATCAGGTGCAAAACGTTACCTACCACCCTGACTCTACTCATTCTGGCTTCAGCCGCGGTGGCATTGACCACAATAGCGTAGTGCGCGAAAGTGTGTTTGAAGATCAGCCTGGCAGCATGCCTAAGCTTGCTTCTTCCAAGGCTTTAATCGTCAATCAAGAAACCGGCGAGATTCTTTATGCCAAAAATATAGATCAGCAAACACCGATCGCATCAGTTACTAAACTGATGACGGCGATGGTGATGCTGGATGCCAATCTGCCGATGGATGAATATCTCACCATCAATGAGTCAGATATTGATTTATTAAAAGGCACAAGTTCACGTTTGCGCATGGGCACAGTGCTTAGCCGTGCCGAACTGTTGCAATTGGCCATCATGTCTTCTGAAAATCGTGCTGCCAGTGCGTTGGGGCGCAATTATCCAGGTGGTGTGAACGCGTTCGTCAATGCCATGAATGTGAAGGCGCACATGCTGGGCATGACACATTCACATTTTGCTGACCCGACAGGCCTGAATAGCGATAACTACTCAACGGCTGAAGATTTGGTGCGTATGGTGCGTGCTGCTTATCAATATCCGCAAATCAGGCAAGTGAGCACTACCGCCTCACAACAAGTTGCCATCAACGGTCTGCGTAATCCAATGAACTTCATGAATACCAATGTGCTGGTGCGCAATAGTGACTGGGTAATTGGCTTATCAAAAACTGGCTATATTTCGGAAGCGGGTCGTTGCTTGGTGATGCAGGCAGAGATAGGTGGTCAGCCTATGATTATTGTTCTGCTTGATTCAGAAGGTAAAAACTCAAGAATCGGCGATGCACAACGTATCCGTAAATGGATAGAGAGCAGCAGTGGGATGAAACCAAGATTCGGCTAATCGATCTATACCCAATAAAAAAGCGGCCTAGGCCGCTTTTTTATTGGGTCAAAGATACGTTTAAGCTACAGCAGCTATTTTCTTGGATGCAGCTTTCTTAGCTGCTGTCGGTTTTTTCGCTGCCACTTTTTTAGCAGGGGCTGATTTACTGGCAACTTTTTTCGCCCCAGCTCTTGAGCGCGTCTTTTTGCTTGGGTTTTCTGCTTCTTTTGCCGCTTTGGCGCTTAGCAGTTCTAAAGCCTCTTCCAGCGTAATGCTCTCAGGCTCTACACTTTTCGGCAGGGTAGCACGCAGTTTCAAGTGCTGCACATATGGGCCAAACTTACCCGAATAAATCGCAATATCGCCATCTTCAGTTGGGTGTTTGCCCAACTCTCTTATTGGCGCTGGGCCAGTATTGGCTTGTGCAAGCAGCTCTACTGCGCGTGCCTGGTCAATATCAAATACGCTATCTGTGCGCGGAATCGATTTGAACTTGCCATCATGATTCACATAAGGGCCAAAGCGACCGATGTTAGCCACGATTTTCTTGTTGGTCTCAGGGTGCTGGCCCAAATCGCGTGGCAGGGCAATCAGCTTGCTGGCGACTTCCAGATTGACGTCAGCCAAGGCAATATCCTTGGGGATGCTGACGCGTTTAGGTTTCTTCTTTGCATCTTCTTCAGGCAAGCCCAATTGCAAATACGGGCCATAAGGGCCAACCAACAGCAGTATGTCTTTGCCGCTTTCGGTATCTACGCCAATCTTGACTGGCTCACTACCCATTGCTGCGCCATCACCGTTCATGCTGCGCTTGTAGTCACACTTGGGCGTGTCGTTGTAACCTGTGCAGCCTATAAAGCTACCATAGCGGCTCAACTGCTTGGAAAGTGGCTTGCCGCATTTCGGGCAGGCTTCGTCTATTAGTTCGGTACCTGGGCGCTCAACATCTTTCTTGGCAACAATCTGCGTATTAAAGCCTTGCCAGAAAGCATCAAGCACCGGCAGCCATTCGCGCGCACCTTCGGCGATGTCATCCAGCTCGTTTTCCAGGTTGGCAGTAAAATCATAGTCCACGTATTTAGTGAAATGTTCTGTCAGAAATTTATTCACCACGCGGCCTACATCGGTCGGCGTGAAGCGCTTTTTATCCAGCAACACATATTCCCGATCTTGCAGGGTGGAGATAATGCTGGCATAGGTAGAAGGGCGGCCAATGCCGTACTCTTCCAGCACCTTGACCAGGCTGGCTTCTGAATAACGCGGTGGCGGTTCGGTAAAGTGCTGGTCGCCAAAGATCTTGTTTACGTCAAGAATTTCGCCAGTTTCCAGCACTGGCAATTTGCTTTCGCCTTCTTCTTCAGCGTCGTCCACACTTTCCATGTAAACAGCGATAAAGCCAGGGAATATCATGGTCTGGCCGGTGGCACGGAACAGGTTGGCTTCGCTACCTATGGCTAAGTCAACGCTCACTGCATCGAATCGTGCAGGCGCCATCTGGCAAGCTAGCGCGCGTTTCCAGATCATCTCGTACAGCTTGAATTGTTCTGGTGTCAGCACATGGCTCAAGCTAGCTGGCGAGCGCGTGATGTCGGTTGGGCGTATCGCTTCATGCGCTTCTTGCGCATTCTTTGCCTTGGTTTTGTACATGATGGGTGCTTTAGGCAGGTACTCACCATCAAAATTCTTTTTGATGTAATCGCGTATCTGCATCACCGCTTCAGTCGCAATGCTGAAAGAGTCGGTACGCATATAGGTAATCAAGCCGACTGCACCGCCGCCTACATCAATACCTTCATATAGCTGCTGCGCAATGCGCATGGCGCGGCTGGTGGTAAAGCCCAGCTTGCGCACGGCTTCTTGTTGCAATGTTGAGGTAGTGAATGGGGCAGCTGGACTGCGGTTTTTCTGTTTTTTCTCAACACGGGTAACAGTAGTTTTACCTGCACTGGCAAGCAACAGTTTGCCAACAACGGCTTCTTCTTGCCCTTGGTTGGTAATCGTGAATTGCTCTACTTTTTTGCCATCTAGCTGCACCAGCTTGGCGTCAAACGCATGCTGATGTTTGCGTGATTCAAGGTGAATCGTCCAGTATTCCTGGCTTTTGAACGCTTCAATCTCAAGCTCGCGCTCTACGATCAATCGTAGTGCAGGGCTTTGTACACGGCCTGCGGATAGGCCGCGACGAATCTTTTTCCACAGCAAAGGCGATAAATTGAAACCGACCAGATAATCCAGCGCGCGTCTTGCCTGCTGTGCGTTTACCAGCGGCATAGCAATATCACGTGGGTTTGCAATCGCATGCTCAACCGCGCTTTTGGTGATTTCATGAAACACCACGCGCTTGAGTATTTTGTCCTTAAGTAGTTTTTTGGTTTTTAGTATCTCTGCAATGTGCCATGAAATCGCTTCGCCTTCACGGTCCGGGTCAGTCGCCAGATATATCGCATCGGCGACTTTAGCGGCTTTGGCAATCGCATCCACATGTTTGGCATTACGCTCTATTAGCTCATATTTCATGGCGTAGTCATTGTCCGTATCGACGGCGCCAGTTTTCGGGATGAGGTCGCGCACATGGCCATAAGAGGCGAGCACTTCAAAGTCCTTACCCAGGTATTTTTTCAGGGTTTTGGCTTTGGAAGGCGATTCAACAATCAATAATTTGGACATGAACACAGATGGCTAAAAGAGGCAAGAGTGGCAGATAATAAGAGTAAATCTGCGACTAGACAAGAAATCTTGTTGCGCAAGGCTTTGTCGTAGGCGCGTTTTGTCTATTATGATGTACATAAATCGAATCAATCAAAAGCTAAGGATGTAAGTATGTATAAGGCATTAAAGACCCCATTCAGGGTTGTAAGTTTTGCAGCGGCAGGATTAACGTTGCTGCTTTCAGGTTGTGCTACGCCAAAGATGCCCGATATAAAAGTATGGCCGTTTGGTGATAGCGATGTAGAAGTTGACAGAACCACGCCAGAAAACTCCACTAAATATGTATGCGATGCAGGTAGAAAGCTTTATGTGCGGACTTTAAATAATGGCGAATCCGTCTGGTTGATATTGACCGACCGTCAATTTGGCCTGGATAAAGTAGCCTCTGATACTGGCAAACGTTACAGCAACGGCAATAGCGTGTTGAATATCAATGGTGATGAAGCTACATTTGATGATGGCCCGACCACTGCCTACAAAAATTGCAAAGTGGTAGAAGTCAAAAAGTAGCTAGAAAAACCAGTATCAACACAGGGGACAATGTTGAAACATTCAGCGCAATATAAATATACAGGCTTGGCCTTGTTTGTATCGCTGCTGTTGGTGATTGAGCTGGCTTGGTTGCATGTGCTGCAGCCCATGGAAAATCGTGTGGCTGATGCCATGCTGGCGCGCCATGCGCTGAAAAGCGCCCCAGATAAAGACATCATCATTGTCGATATTGACGAACGTAGCCTGGACTTGATGGCCGATAGCGTTGGCCGCTGGCCGTGGCCGCGTTCATTGCATGCGGAGTTGGTCGAAGGCATAGAAAAGCAGCATCCCAAGGCGATTGTCTTTGATGTGCTATTCAGCGACCCAGACCTCACCCGCCCATCGGATGACGCCTATTTTGCAGAGACCGTGCAGGCACAATCCAATCTCTACTTCCCTATGTTGTTGCTGAACCCCACGGCCAATGGCATCCCGCTTGCCCAGTATGCCGAGGCGCTGGGCATCACCAAAACAGCCGTTGCCGAACCGCAAGCAAGTGTGAGCATGGTATTGCCGCTACCCGCCATGATCAAAAGTACCAGCCTAGGCACACACAACGTGCTGGCAGATCGCGATGGCGTGGTGCGCAGCTATCTGGTGTATAGCGATGTTGCGGGCTGGCATATCCCTTCTTTGCCCGCAAAAGTGGCGACAGGTCTTGGCTACGGGTTACCAAACACCAATAATATCGTGTTGAACTGGCATGGTCGCGCTTTGAGCTATCAGCGCGTTTCATATGCAGATATTTACAACGATTTACAGCGCAAAACACCACAGCGCGCTTCGGATGAATTCAAGGACAAAATAGTCATTGTCGGCGCCACAGCCACAGGCCTGCATGATGTTCGCGCCACGCCCGTCGATGGCTTCTATACGGGCGTCGAGATACTCGCCACGGCGATTGATAACCTGAAGAATGCAGATGCCTTGCGTCCAGTCTGTAAATGGCTGATAGCCGTCTTAGGTGTTTTATTGATTGGCCTGCTTGGCTGGGCATTTACACGCGCCTGCAAGCTATTGATTATAGGTGTCGCTCTTGCAGGAGTTACGATTGCCCTCATATTTGCTGCCTACAGCGCTTTGAACTGGTTGTGGCTGTTCACCATACTTACGCCATTGCTATTTGCCTGGGTGTATTACCTGATCGCCGCATTGATGGAATACCTCAAAGAGCGTAAAACGCGTGAGTTGGCCATTGCTACTTTCAGCCGCTTTTTGGATCCACGAGTAGTTCAGGCACTGGTGAGCCGTGGTGAAACCATGGAATCCATGAGCGGTAAAAGCTCCGAGATCACTGTGCTGTTCTCAGATATTCGCGGTTTTACCACGCTCTCTGAAAACAGTACGCCAGAGCAGGTTGTGGAGTTGCTCAATGCCTATTTCAGCCAGCAATCTGCTGCTGTTTTCGCGCATGAAGGTACGCTGGATAAATATATCGGCGATGCCATCATGGCATTCTGGGGCGCACCCACTAGCCAGCCAGACCATGCACTCAAGGCCGTGGCAGGCGCGCTAGCAATGAGCGAGCAATTGGAAGTGTTCAGGCAGCAATATGGCGCGCTAGCAAAAGATATAGAAATCGGCATAGGTGTGCATAGCGGCCAGGCCGTGGTTGGCTTCATCGGCTCTGAAAACAGGCAGGATTACACTGCCATTGGCGATACGGTGAATCTATCCAGTCGCATAGAAGGGCTGACCAAAGGCATTGCACGCGTTCTAGTGTCGCAAGAGACGCGTGATTTGTGTATCAAACAATCGGGCGATGCAGCCTGCCCGTTTGCGTTTATTGATTGTGGTAGCCATGCAGTCAAAGGCCGTGCGCAGCCAGTGCAACTGTATGAACCTATAAAAAAGAGTTAAGTAATATCCATCAATGCAGTGATTCATCAATTTCGGGGAAGATAGGATGAAAATATTCAAGCTATTCACGGCAGCTTTGCTGTTCAGCAGCCTTACTGCTTACGCGGCAGAAGACCCTGCCACAACCTTAATTAGTACTGATCTCAAGCAGGAGCCGTTTATCGACGCGCAGGTGATCATCAACCTGCCAGTCAATACCTCGGTGACTGTGCTCAAGCGCCAGGCTGGCTGGGTACAGGTTAAATCCAGTGGCGGTGCGCAAGGCTGGCTCAAGATGACCAGTATCAAGCTCGGCTCTGGCGGTGCATCTGGCAAGGGCGATAACGGCATCATGTCCCTATTCAATGTGGCGCGTAGCGGGCGCTCTGGCAATAACGGCGTAGTAGTCACCACAGGCGTGCGCGGCCTGACGCCTGAAGAGCTCAATAATGCAAGCCCAAATGCAGCTGAAGTAAAAAAGATGGATAACTTCCCTAAAGGTAAAAAAGAAGCAGATACCTTTGCCAGCGCAGGCAAACTCCAAAGCCAGCAAGTGGATTACCTGGCTGCTAGCCAGCCGACCAGCACGCCAACCCAGACCAGCAAACCATTCGTGAATGGAGGCCATAAATGAATAAGGCCATACAACACCTCAGCCTCTGTATTGCGCTATCAATATCATTCAACGCTTATGCGTTTGACTTGAACCTGAACAATCTCAACGTCGATAAACTCATCAGCATCGCCAAAAAAACGCAGGACTTAAAACCTGTCGATGAAAAAGCCGAGTTCGAGATCGGCAGTGGTGTCGCAGCCAACCTGCTAGGCGCTGCGCCCTTGGTTAAAGATGAAAAACTACAAGCCTATGTGAATCGTCTCGGCTGGTGGCTGGCCTTGCAAACTGAGCGGCCAGATATCCCATGGCATTTCGGCGTGCTGGATAGTGATGGCATCAATGCCTTTGCCGCGCCCGGTGGCTATGTGTTCATCACCAGGGGTTTGCTGTTGCACC
This genomic window from Methyloradius palustris contains:
- the pbpG gene encoding D-alanyl-D-alanine endopeptidase, which translates into the protein MLRNLVGNIIVLSTMLILALPASTFAAVTATEAGSKKASKQTAATKKVAKKTSKTNLASNTPAQQKTRQLKSNQKLSSSRIIRTIQADRKYQVQNVTYHPDSTHSGFSRGGIDHNSVVRESVFEDQPGSMPKLASSKALIVNQETGEILYAKNIDQQTPIASVTKLMTAMVMLDANLPMDEYLTINESDIDLLKGTSSRLRMGTVLSRAELLQLAIMSSENRAASALGRNYPGGVNAFVNAMNVKAHMLGMTHSHFADPTGLNSDNYSTAEDLVRMVRAAYQYPQIRQVSTTASQQVAINGLRNPMNFMNTNVLVRNSDWVIGLSKTGYISEAGRCLVMQAEIGGQPMIIVLLDSEGKNSRIGDAQRIRKWIESSSGMKPRFG
- the topA gene encoding type I DNA topoisomerase, translating into MSKLLIVESPSKAKTLKKYLGKDFEVLASYGHVRDLIPKTGAVDTDNDYAMKYELIERNAKHVDAIAKAAKVADAIYLATDPDREGEAISWHIAEILKTKKLLKDKILKRVVFHEITKSAVEHAIANPRDIAMPLVNAQQARRALDYLVGFNLSPLLWKKIRRGLSAGRVQSPALRLIVERELEIEAFKSQEYWTIHLESRKHQHAFDAKLVQLDGKKVEQFTITNQGQEEAVVGKLLLASAGKTTVTRVEKKQKNRSPAAPFTTSTLQQEAVRKLGFTTSRAMRIAQQLYEGIDVGGGAVGLITYMRTDSFSIATEAVMQIRDYIKKNFDGEYLPKAPIMYKTKAKNAQEAHEAIRPTDITRSPASLSHVLTPEQFKLYEMIWKRALACQMAPARFDAVSVDLAIGSEANLFRATGQTMIFPGFIAVYMESVDDAEEEGESKLPVLETGEILDVNKIFGDQHFTEPPPRYSEASLVKVLEEYGIGRPSTYASIISTLQDREYVLLDKKRFTPTDVGRVVNKFLTEHFTKYVDYDFTANLENELDDIAEGAREWLPVLDAFWQGFNTQIVAKKDVERPGTELIDEACPKCGKPLSKQLSRYGSFIGCTGYNDTPKCDYKRSMNGDGAAMGSEPVKIGVDTESGKDILLLVGPYGPYLQLGLPEEDAKKKPKRVSIPKDIALADVNLEVASKLIALPRDLGQHPETNKKIVANIGRFGPYVNHDGKFKSIPRTDSVFDIDQARAVELLAQANTGPAPIRELGKHPTEDGDIAIYSGKFGPYVQHLKLRATLPKSVEPESITLEEALELLSAKAAKEAENPSKKTRSRAGAKKVASKSAPAKKVAAKKPTAAKKAASKKIAAVA
- a CDS encoding MliC family protein, encoding MYKALKTPFRVVSFAAAGLTLLLSGCATPKMPDIKVWPFGDSDVEVDRTTPENSTKYVCDAGRKLYVRTLNNGESVWLILTDRQFGLDKVASDTGKRYSNGNSVLNINGDEATFDDGPTTAYKNCKVVEVKK
- a CDS encoding CHASE2 domain-containing protein, yielding MLKHSAQYKYTGLALFVSLLLVIELAWLHVLQPMENRVADAMLARHALKSAPDKDIIIVDIDERSLDLMADSVGRWPWPRSLHAELVEGIEKQHPKAIVFDVLFSDPDLTRPSDDAYFAETVQAQSNLYFPMLLLNPTANGIPLAQYAEALGITKTAVAEPQASVSMVLPLPAMIKSTSLGTHNVLADRDGVVRSYLVYSDVAGWHIPSLPAKVATGLGYGLPNTNNIVLNWHGRALSYQRVSYADIYNDLQRKTPQRASDEFKDKIVIVGATATGLHDVRATPVDGFYTGVEILATAIDNLKNADALRPVCKWLIAVLGVLLIGLLGWAFTRACKLLIIGVALAGVTIALIFAAYSALNWLWLFTILTPLLFAWVYYLIAALMEYLKERKTRELAIATFSRFLDPRVVQALVSRGETMESMSGKSSEITVLFSDIRGFTTLSENSTPEQVVELLNAYFSQQSAAVFAHEGTLDKYIGDAIMAFWGAPTSQPDHALKAVAGALAMSEQLEVFRQQYGALAKDIEIGIGVHSGQAVVGFIGSENRQDYTAIGDTVNLSSRIEGLTKGIARVLVSQETRDLCIKQSGDAACPFAFIDCGSHAVKGRAQPVQLYEPIKKS
- a CDS encoding SH3 domain-containing protein, whose amino-acid sequence is MKIFKLFTAALLFSSLTAYAAEDPATTLISTDLKQEPFIDAQVIINLPVNTSVTVLKRQAGWVQVKSSGGAQGWLKMTSIKLGSGGASGKGDNGIMSLFNVARSGRSGNNGVVVTTGVRGLTPEELNNASPNAAEVKKMDNFPKGKKEADTFASAGKLQSQQVDYLAASQPTSTPTQTSKPFVNGGHK